Part of the Trichoderma asperellum chromosome 1, complete sequence genome is shown below.
ATTGCTCTTGTCCTGCCCATGCCTGGATTCCGCATAGAGCAGGTGTTGGAAGCTGAAAATCCTACCTGTCCGGTGCTAGCAGAACTAGCGGTGTTAGCAGCAGTGCTAGccccaagaacaagaacggCGGCAACAtagccagcagcagtagtggtcGCGTTAGCCATTAgtggtagcagtagtggGCTGCAAACTGTTTGCAGGGCTGCATTAGCGACTGGTTTGCCTGCTCGTGGTGGTGCATTAATAGCATCGCGAGCTGAACAatgggaggagaagaagagaaagaaggcagagCGATGAGGGGCTCTAAATATGGATCCCCCATTGTAATACCTATGTATCTAAACTTAGAACTGGGCTTGTAAGCGGTACTTTATGCCTGGCTATGGAGCCGCTGGTTTCGCAGTGTCTCAGCGACATTGATGGGAAGCCGCGCGGGCCTGCCTTATCCACTGCGGCGTCTGCTTTACGCTTTACAAGTAGGTGCGTGCCACGCAGTGATCTGCGGCGTCCTCATTAGCAGCGCGGCATTTTTCTAGAAGCCTCGGGCTGTAGCATTTCTCCACCCGCTTCACGTTTTCTTTATGCTTTCTGGCTTCTAGTccagctcagcctcagccttctCTGCGCATCGTGAGATGCGAGTAGGTGTCAGTTTGATTGGCATGCAGCCCCCCGCGGATGACGATTTGTGCCGAAAAGAGCTGAGATGAACACACCTGCACCGACGAGGAAATATTTACGGAGTAGCCCAGCAACGCATCCCGGTCTTCTCGACTTGGGCGGCATTTGCACTAAACAACCCGAGTGGAaccatcctcatcgtccCGTGTTTGGCGTCATCTTATCACGTACTTGTAACTACTATTGCTTCCACTATCTTCAAGGGCTAACCGGTTCTATTCGTGCCCAAAGCGCTCTGCTAGGTTGATCGGCCAAGCCGAATTCCTTGGTGGTCAAGGGCGAGTACGAAGTCTGCTTGAACGAGTTACGGCTGATGCTCCATACTCCGTCACTGATTTGTATGCGCCAAGTAGCCATGTGGAGAGAACACGCAGGGCGCATAACTCGTGGCGACAGCGGCGTGGGAAATCCAAAGCGAATTCTTCAtactacatagtagtaggtatatgGGCTTGTGCTGATACGAGGCGAGGTGCTCGTTGGCTCGTACCTGGATGCTTTGCCAAGTAGCATTGCATATGCCGATGGACACGACCAATGATCCTCAACGGTAAACGGTCAGCACTTGGCCGCTGTAATCAGAGATGACTGCCAGGCACAGGCTGTGGGTGGTATTATTAGCCCCATCCCCGggcttctttatttttgacACCTTGCAGGATTTTCTCTGTAGCGACTTGGCTGCAGGATTGGTGGCTGATAGGGCCAGCAACGCATTGCATGGCTTCGCGTGTCGCATGACTCTATCTATGTTTGGTTTTGGGCGTGGATTTGCCTCCTCCATGCCGCGGACTAGTACCTGCCAAGCGGCAGCGCTAGACAACTCCGCGCCCTCTCTGGCCTTGATTTGCCCTTTGATCTTAtttcgctgctgccatcgtcGGCGCCGACTCCAAGCCGCCGATGTTCTAGCTGCAACACCGGCCATTATGCCGCTGTGATGATGGTCGCCAATCTAGGACTCTTGGACACAATGTGGCCGTCTCATTGGCCTGGCCGCCCATATTAGACCCCTCAGCACATGTCTCGCCTTTCCCTTCTAGAAGGACGGCAGAAGCAACTGGCCAGGGGTCCCTTCCCACGCTGTTTCCCGCAGCCATGGTGAGATGCAGGGGCCACAGAGCTGGTAATTTACGGCTGTCCCTTGCGAGGTCAGGCGACGAGGTTGCTTGCCCTCTGGTTGGCCGTGGACGAGGGCACCATTCAACAGCGACAGCCTTTTCCGGCCTTCGCGGGTCCCCACACCACCATCTAAACTTTACACAGGTCGCTCGAGTCGACAGACTTTGGCTGCTGGGCGCCAGCGGCTTTTTAGCTAGCCAGAGGCGACTTGTGTTTCAGGACAACATGGGGGCCGCTGGGAGAAATGACACTGTTCCTGAAATGGGGTTTGGTGTGTGGTGCTGGACAGGGGAACGCGCGACACTAATTCGTCGGATTCCACGACTTGACCGGGTTATGCCAGTCGCTCAGCAAAGAAAGGATTTGGGATTAGGGGGCGGATTCATGCTCCAAGCGTTGGGTCCCAGATGTGGCCCTACCGCTACATTGTTGCCCATCAACAGTGCCCCGACGCAGTGGGCTTGAATTTGCACGGGCTGGCGCTCTGTCTGGACTTTTCTCCGACAGATCTTCTAGAAGCCTTCCCCGGCTTTTCGACCGTTTGCTGGCTCCCCTCGCCATTTGTTTTCTCCCCTTGCTCGGCCCTGGCGACTGTgcctctttcctctttgtcGCTCGTTCATCCAATTTGGCTTCTCATTTTCACAAACACATTTCCTCACAGGCAGTGCCTTGACAAACTTCTCAACCGACGACTCAATCTTGAGGCGACGCTAATATTCATCCAAAGTCTGATCCGATTGAGGTCGTACTAACCTGTCAACTTCACACTCTTTGATTGTGAGCGTGAGCGGGACGCGAGACGGGGCTGGACTGATTTTTTAACGCTCATACCCGCGGCGTATCCAAGACTTCTTTCTGTCAACCCTCATCGCCGCGGTGTGCGGCGGTTATGCCATTTTAACGACGAGTGGTAGTACTGAGCTGCcagctgctcttttttttcttccctcctcgCCTTCCGACACAGACAGAGTAACGCACCGCGCACCGGCTCCAACGTGCCTGTAGGTGGTGGCCTTTACCTATCGGCACAAGCACTATTCTGTGCGTTTTGCGGCGATAGCTGGTCCGTGGTTTGTTGGTTTTAGCGGAACGACGAACGCGATTTAATTGTCTAATCATAACAATCCTTTCCGTCATGTTTCCATACGGAGCCGCGCCCGAGGAGTCCACCGTGCGCCCATTGGCGGATGAGGACCAACAGTTACTTCTCGGACTTGTTCACAAATATGGAGCTTCGAGTGTTTTGTACGCCTTGACCGGCTATGGAGAACCATGTAAGTCATTAAATATCTCAATCAAATATCAATTTGAATCTGACTGGATTCAGCTCGCGCATCTGCGTTTTCTGCAAACACACTTCTAAGCAGCGCGAGCGCGTCTTCAATAGCATGGACTAACTCAGAGGCGGCCTCACAATGCCGATCAGATGAAGCCTCCATTCACACTTCATACACTTGGCCCGATGTTCAGAACGACATTCAACCAGTGCATGATGGAGAGGCTAACAAAGGGACCGAGCGATCATGGCTCGACTCGCCCGTAGCAGTTCCGTCTCCGATGATTCAGCCTCACGACGTTACATCACACCCATCTCCGCGATTAGTAACACCAACCTCCAAAAAGTATCAGTGTCCTATGTGCTATTTGGATAACAGCCCCGTCGGCTTTGGCCGAAAGAGTGATTTCAAGAAGCACCTTCACAACTTCCATGGAGCCGACGTCGTCTGGATTTGCCGAACTAAAGGATGCCATTTATCTTTCTCAACTGAGCGTGCTTATGGTACTCATGCGAAGGAAGCTCACAGAATGAAAGCGCTCCCTAATAGCGCTGCTCGGACGGAGATGTGCCCGCAGCTTGTCTTTGCTTGTGGATTTTCCAACTGTCGCGACCGGCTGTTCGAGGCCCATAGCCCCGAAGATGCCTCGGCAACACGCGATAAGCATTTCGAGCATATTGCCAAACACTTTGAAGACGGGTTCGACGTTGCCAACTGGGAGTACCGGGTGCAGATGCAGAATCTTATGCGACAGAAGCAGGTGAAACAAATCTGGAAAACGTGCGTATGGCCCAAGGAAAAACGACAACAGCTTCACTGGCGAGCCAGATCTTCTGGAGATTTGAAGCGTATACTTGAGTGCCGCCACCTGGGGACCAAcatctccagcctcgtcAGACTGGCTTTCATTCTGGGCACTCCTCCGTTCACAACCAACACCACTCCGCCGCCGAACGAAATCGACGCCTACTTTCAACTTCCCTACAGGAGTCAATGCTTATTAGAGTCATCCGGTCACTCGACCCTGCCAAGCACCGCTTCAAAACCGGAGGAGGGCTCGCCTACGCTTAGCGTCCCCAAGAGTCGCTCAGGCATCACGAGCATCCCTCAAACTATGCTCAAGCTCTCCAGCCGCTCACTGAAACGGGGTACGCGACCGTCAACACCCGCAAGTGTCATGAGTAATAGCGGCGATACAATCATGGGAGACGATTTAGCGGCTGGCCCGCACCCGGGAACTCCATTCCCCATCCCCAATGAGACTGTTTGGCCGGCGGATGCTCCAAAGTTCGCTCCGGATATTCCGACCTCCATGCCAAAGCAGATGAATAGCACGGCCGATACACCGATCTTTGATCATCAACAGctacagcatcagcagcacccgcagcagcacccgcagcagcagctgatgtACACCATGCCGCCACAGGACCCTTCACAGCAAGCATGGATGGCCATGGACCAGCAGATTCCGACATACCAAACACAACAGCAAATTTTTCCAGAACAGCCGGATATGATGAATGGGCTTTACGATTACTCGATGAACACGAGCCAAGCGTCCACGATGCGGCCAGGAACGCCAACACCACATAAACGACCAGCATCGTGGAGCCGAATGATTAGCATGGAGAACCTCCGACCAGCTAAGAAGTCGACACCTGATACGCCACCACCCGGTATGATCATGGGTATGTAAACGGAGATGATTCCGTATACCAAACTATTTGCCATTGTGATATTCTGCCGCCAATACGATCCCGATAGAGGGTCCGTTAGCGAATCGCTCCACTCTTTTATCGACGTTTATATGTCTCCTTTATATCCCTTGCTGCGGCTGATTTCCTGTATTCTCAAACATATATACCACTATTTATACCAACTGGACCGGGACGACAATGTACACTTAATGGGAGGAACTGAGGACGGGGAAGGGGCAAGGCCGATCGAATCGCTTTCCATTTTTGTCACTATACTGATACTGAGATACCATTTCatttcctttccctttttttttccctttccttttttttttttttttttttttttcgtttccttgttttctcttgtctttctATTATGCGGTGGACCGGCGTCGTTCATGAatcatatatatttacataGACAAGGCGGGATAGGTTACCATGGCATTACGTGTAGCgaatatctctttttttctgtgtTACGCTATAGTGTAcgaaggaggagagaagggagggTAGAGAAGTTGGCGGAAAAGCAAATCAAGATACGCATGAATACTTACTTGTACGGCGCAACGTCTGGTGAAAATGACCTTTACATAAGGCAGCAGGAAGCAACCTATAATTGACTTTTTTTCtaattcattcattcattcaattttttctttataatgcTGTGCCATTACTCTGTGCTCTGTAGAGATTTGCGAACTCGGGAAATATGACGCGAATGAATAACGGCATGGTATTTGGCGTGACTACGAAGTACACAGAAATAATATCCaaggtacggagtagtactAGGAAGTCACATTCTTGTACTTCGTACCTTGGGTACCTGTATATCGGGCCGTCAGCTTACTCGCCTTGAAGCCCCGTGTCCGCTATGTAGGGAGACGGTGACGAAGAATAGACGACGAAGGGCTGCTGTCGGAATTGGGATCCATGTGTTTCATACGCGACCAAGAGAGGAAATACAGCCAGAAGTCGGTGAGAGGCAGAACACATGTCATGGTGTGACATGCGAGACATGAGGAcctgggctgctgcttgtctgTGCGACAAGcgagagaagcgagagaagcTTTGGAAAGGTGATTGGCGGCATGTTGAGCTCCGTAGAGAACTATGCCACAAGAAAACAACCAGGGATATGCTGCAATATATGGAGCGGAGGAGTGCGTTTAAGATATCTAACATGGAACTGCTTTCTTGGCGGTTAGTAATATCATGTAGCAATggcggctgctgttgagaGAGCAGACTATAACGTTATTGGCTGAGATAGAAACGGGACGGGACGAGCAAGCAACAGAGACGTATTGGACGTGTTGGGctaggaaaaggaaaagggatgGGAAGCTTCTCACGCACGCCCTGCATGTAGGTACTTTGAATCAACGTTGGAGTAAGTTGGCAATGAAAAGCATGGAGCATGGAGTGCTACACCGTTAGGTACCATCGCGTATACGCTGAAGATGGTACGGGGTCGGCCTGCCTTATGTGGCGCCAGGATCCTGGACTGTGCAAGGCATGGATGGGGCCTTGCCGTTGGTTTTTGTTGGGCTGAATTCCACATTATACGTATGCCGCTTGAAGTTtatgagaagagaaaaaaaaaaataggttgACTCATGCTTTGAAACTAAGGAAGATGCGAAACCTCTTTTTCCATTCATCTCGATTGGCATTGGCGATTGATTCCGGGATCTGGTTCGGGGTCCGGTCCGGGTCTGATATTCCAGAGCCTGCGTCcgcaaagaaacaagagctGCTGCCCCATTACACAGCAGTGCCCGTAAAGTCCCCAACTCCGTAATACAGTACTATGCAAGTGCAGTGTAAGGTGGCGGCAATCGTTCAATGAATGGCCTGGGCGGCTCCTAGTATGACAGGCCGAGTAGATGCAATAAGCGCTACCGACCGGAAGCAAGGCCATTATTGATTTGACATGTGCGCGCTCTAGTCTAGGCTAATAAACACAAGAGAGAGGGCATCGGATATCGAGCGCATGAGGCCTTCCGGGAATAAGGGCCTTTGTGCAGGCGATGTGAGTCAATGGTGTTCCTTTGCAGAGAACATCTCCGTATTCGCAATTGGATACATGTGTCCAGTACCCGACTTATGTTTTGGTGGGAAAAGAGGTTCAGTAATATCTACACATGCTTATATTACATACCTACTATATGAATATAGTGGTATTACTCATGTTGGAGTCGCCAGAAGCGACTGCTTACACTGGGCTGACAGAGAGATGCAGGGGAAGACCGGGATTGTTTCgctgaggaaaaaaaaaattgacagTCGGAAGAGGGATCAGCGCATTGGCGATTCTCGCAATAAGATATAAATAAGCATCGACAAGGTTGACAACCCAGTTGAGTGACCAAAGCCGGGCGTAGCTAGTTGTGTTCAGCCTCAATTTCAAGCCAGTAGCATTTAGCTACATTTGAGCAGGTACTTGGTAGCACTCGCTTAGCCTCAATAACATGCATGTGAATCAATAGCAGGGCTGGTCATATTTCCCCGCGTTGGCGATCATCCATGACGACTTAGACTTCCAGAACTACTAAAAAAACATCTAATTTTTTGGTTTATGCTAATTTGAAACACTTGAAAGCAAGCGAATTTTATGAGTTTTTTGATATTTTTGATGAGGCCGTATGAGTGACGAGGATTCCACCAGGCCTGGGGAGGATGCATCGTCGCTGAAGGATTATGTCGTAGACGCCCAGGAGGGTATATGTATGTTGATTTGCTACTTGTATAATTGGGATGTTTTGTTTGCTAATGatggtctttttttctgtaaTCAAGCTCTTCCTATTGAGCAacatgatgacgatgaagacattAGCAGCGAGGCGAGCACGCTGTTATCCAGCGCGGGGCATCACAATCACCATCCCAAACATCGGAGAGAGCAGCACCATCAACATGTCGAGGGTGATGAATCTAGTTCCCGGACGGGATACTTGACAAGGAATTTTGGAGGAGAGGCGATTTTGAGGATGGGATTGTGCGCGGGGATGGTGGTCGTGGTGTGTTTGGCGGTGGTGAGGGCGGTGGAAGGGGAGTTTTCGCCGGGGTTGGTGGCGGGGGGAgggctgatgatgattatgTGTTTGGTGGTTGGGAAGAGGGATCTTTGGAGGGGGGGATGGCGATTGGGTGAGGGGcggggatgatgatgatgatttagATTGCTGCTGTGTTGCAATCATGTATGACTGTATGGATGTTTTGATGTTTTGTTTGCTGAGCGGGTGGTTGAGCAGGGTAGATATATGTGACCCATGCTTGTGTTTTGCGAATATAAATGCGAGGTTCGAATATGGGATTGAATTACAGTCTAACTACACCGCGCTATTTCCCTTAACCGGCTTGGTTTTCATGTTGAACTCCTTGCGTACTCTACTTTAAAGATGAGCATATTCTAGTAATCGCACATGTAGCAGCGCGGCCACCAAATGCAGGGGCAACAACAAACGGAATAGTTTTAATGTAGAGCTATAAATCTGTTGGATCGAAGCAAAATGCGTAGTACTACTACGGCAACTTACATAGAGCGTTGTACCACTTGCAGGAGGGGCTGCATTCTTTCGTCCGGTGAGTGGTCCTCATAGCGATTGCCAAGAGTCTTTTGTATGAAATTCATTCTTGATGGAGTACAAGGACGTGGGTCTTGATGGGTATTGTTATAAATAGCTAAGAGTTGTGCTGGTAAAACGGTCCAGACCGCAAAGTGATGATGGTAGCACAAGgtgagaaaaggggggagaagagaaggaagctCGGATATTTGTATTACTGTGAAACTCTGATTGATTCCTTAACTTAACCATagttgctttttcttcttcttacctttctttgcccttctttcttttcctatAACAGGCTGGCTGTCTCATGAAAAGCCGATACTATTTGGAAGATACTTGACAAGTAAGCCAAGATTGATAATTAGTAGCTATGAGCTCAGACTTGGGAGTATTTGTCACAGCACCTATAAGCTCAAACGTAGCTGCGTTTACCACAACGCCATTCTCGTTTAAAACCCTCTTTGGCATATTAGCTTCTTCaccttcatcgtcatcaagtGCAACCTCGGTTTTGGAAGCAACAGCCACGCCATCGCCGTCTTCACAATGCTATTTCCCCAACGGCCAGTCCATTGTGAACTTCGACTATACTTACCAGCCGTGCGGAGGCAGAAACACAACATGGCAGCA
Proteins encoded:
- a CDS encoding uncharacterized protein (EggNog:ENOG41); the encoded protein is MFPYGAAPEESTVRPLADEDQQLLLGLVHKYGASSVLYALTGYGEPSRASAFSANTLLSSASASSIAWTNSEAASQCRSDEASIHTSYTWPDVQNDIQPVHDGEANKGTERSWLDSPVAVPSPMIQPHDVTSHPSPRLVTPTSKKYQCPMCYLDNSPVGFGRKSDFKKHLHNFHGADVVWICRTKGCHLSFSTERAYGTHAKEAHRMKALPNSAARTEMCPQLVFACGFSNCRDRLFEAHSPEDASATRDKHFEHIAKHFEDGFDVANWEYRVQMQNLMRQKQVKQIWKTCVWPKEKRQQLHWRARSSGDLKRILECRHLGTNISSLVRLAFILGTPPFTTNTTPPPNEIDAYFQLPYRSQCLLESSGHSTLPSTASKPEEGSPTLSVPKSRSGITSIPQTMLKLSSRSLKRGTRPSTPASVMSNSGDTIMGDDLAAGPHPGTPFPIPNETVWPADAPKFAPDIPTSMPKQMNSTADTPIFDHQQLQHQQHPQQHPQQQLMYTMPPQDPSQQAWMAMDQQIPTYQTQQQIFPEQPDMMNGLYDYSMNTSQASTMRPGTPTPHKRPASWSRMISMENLRPAKKSTPDTPPPGMIMGM
- a CDS encoding uncharacterized protein (TransMembrane:2 (i89-109o115-134i)), with product MSDEDSTRPGEDASSLKDYVVDAQEGISLPIEQHDDDEDISSEASTLLSSAGHHNHHPKHRREQHHQHVEGDESSSRTGYLTRNFGGEAILRMGLCAGMVVVVCLAVVRAVEGEFSPGLVAGGGLMMIMCLVVGKRDLWRGGWRLGEGRG